GTCTGCGGGACGGCCTTGCGCGGTATCGGCACCAATAACCATACCGTATTTTATCATTCCACTTCCAACTAATCCGATAGTCGTTTGAAACGCCTCGGTTCCAGCCTTGCAAGCAAACTCGTAATCAGCCGTCGCTATTGTAGGAGCAGTTCCAATCGCCTCTGCAACTATAGTTCCACATGGTTTAACCGCGTAGGGATTTGATTCAGTTCCTACGTAAACTGCTCCAAGCTCTTTTGGATCGATTTGAGCTCTTCTAAGAGCGTATCGAGCGGCCTCGACAGCAATCGTAATCGTATCTTCGTCCGGCGCAGAAACAGCCTTTTCCTCTGTTGGAAGCTTCTCCCCAACTCGCCCCCAAATCCGCGCAATCTCTGCAGCCTTAATCCTATAGATTGGAAAATACACACCATAACCAACGATGCCAACCTCTTTTACAGGCTTCACAAACATCACCCAATGGAAATTGAATGTTTAGATTTGAGTAGATCTCGTTTAAAGCTTACGATAAGAGTCGATTTTTTCATTTAAAATTTTCGTTTCTAGTCGAATGAACCTATCATGGTTTCGCACCTTATTGTAACGATTTGGATACAATAAAGTAAGGGAAGAGGTTTTTCTTATTCTACGTAGAGAAAACTCTGAAGATTTACATTTATGGGATGGAGAGTTTCATTTGTCCCCTTTTAGTGCCTATCTCTTTAACCTGAACTCCGGATTATTCTTCAGGCTGTTTTTTACCCCGTTGCTTTAAAAGAATCTTATTTATCCCGTTTATCATCGCTTCAACGCTTGCCATTACTATGTCCTCCCTGGCGGCTCTTGCCGACACAACGTTTCCAAAGTTGTCCTCTACCTTGATTAGAACTTCTGCCATCGCATCCGATCCGCCTGTTAAAGCCTCAAGGCGGTATTCTTTGAGGCGGACATTATTTAATTTGTCAGAGAGTTTTTGGATGGCTTTGATAGCTGCATCTACTGGGCCGACACCAGTCTCAGCTGCGACATATTCAACCCCGTTTATTGTTAACTTAACTGAGGCCGTGGGGATTACTTTAATTCCAGTAACCACTGCGAGGTCGTGCAGTTCAACTATACGTTTTGCTTTAGCTACTTCTCCTGAAACTGCTTCAGCTATTGCAAGTAGGTCTGCGTCGGTTACGGTTTTCCCCTTGTCTCCAAGGTCTTTCACCCGGTTCACAACTTCTCGAAGTTGTTCTTCGGTTAGGTGAATTCCCATTTCTTCTAATTCCGCTTTTATTCCGTGGGCTCCTGCATGTTTTCCCGCGACGAGTTTCCTTCTTCGTCCGACATATTCTGGTTCGATTACCTCGTAGGTTAACGGTTTGGCAACCACTCCATGAGTGTGAATTCCAGATTCATGGGCGAAGGCATTCTCTCCAACGATTGCCTTGTTTGGTTGTATTATAACTCCAGTAAGCTTTGAAACGAGCTGTGAGGTTTCGTAGATAAACCTAGGCGTGATGTTTGTCTTTTTGCCATAAAGTAGATGCAAAATTGTAACGAGCTCCTCTAATGAGGCATTTCCCGCACGTTCACCCAATCCATTTACTGTGACATGCGCTTGGGAAGCTCCAGCCTCAATTCCTGCGAGTGAATTCGCCACGGCAAGGCCAAAGTCGTTGTGGCAATGTACACTTATCGGCTTGGAAACAACTTTGCTAACTTCACTAACTATTTTGTACATTTGTTGTGGAATCATTGCACCAACTGTGTCGGGGATGTTTATTCGGTCAGCTCCAGCCTCAACGGTGGCTTTAAAGACTTGTTTTAAATATTCAATATCCGTCCTTGTTGCGTCTTCAGCTGAAAACTCTACGACTACGCCGTGGGATTTAGCATATTCAACGCTTTCAACAGCCCTTTCGATTACTTGCTCTCGAGTCATTTTCAATTTATACTTAAGGTGGATATCCGAAGTTGCGATGAAGGTGTGGACACATCCCACATCGCAGGCGAGGGCGACGTCTATGTCTCCCTTTACAGCCCGGGCTAAGCCGCAGATTTCCGCCCTTAAACCCTCTTTGGCAATAAGTTTAACACCTGCTTGCTCGCCAGGAGAAGTGATTGGGAATCCAGCTTCAATTGTATCCACTCCAAGTTTATCTAATTGGCGAGCAATGGCAAGCTTCTCCTCAGGCAAAAGAGAAACGCCGGGTGTTTGCTCACCATCCCTGAGGGTTGTATCAAAAATTCTTACAATTTTAGGGGGTTCCAATTTCTGCATCTCCATTTTTTATACTTCCCACACGTTTTTTGAAATAGCTAAACCTACTTCTTTAGTCTTTGATTTCCCTCCTAAATCAGGTGTTAGCACACCATTTCGTAGTGATTTAATAACAGCTTTCTCAATTAGGTTAGCTGCCTCCTTGCAGAGGGGATCGTTGTGTTTTTCTCCGAGCCACTCCATCATTAGTTTTGAAGCTAATATCATGGAACATGGATTTGCTATCTGCTTTCCAGCTAAGTCCGGTGCCGATCCATGTATCGGTTCAAAAATGGCATATTTATCACCAACATTTGCTCCTGGAGCTAGCCCTAAACTTCCAACAACTTGGGCAGCCTCGTCGGATAATATGTCCCCGAAGAGATTGGTGGTGAGAATAACATCGAAATCTTGAGGACGCTTAATTAGGTGCATAGCTGCTGCATCAACATATAGCTCTTCAACCGCTACCTCTGGATATTTTTGTGCAACTTTACGGCAGGAGTTAGCAAATATGCCACAGGTAAGTTTCATTACATTTGCTTTATGAACAATTGTAACCTTTTTCTTAGTTCTGTTTGTAGCAAGTCTAAAGGCGTGTTCAGCAATTTTTTCGCTCCTTGATTTTGTAATGATTCTCAGGCAGACAGCGGTTTCAGCGTCAAGCATAAACTCTATTCCTTTATAAACGTCCTCTGTATTCTCTCGAACAAATACAAGATCTATGTCTGGTCTTATCGCTGGAATATTTGGATACGATTTAAGGGGTCTCACGTTTGCGTAAAGATCAAAGGTTTGCCTCAGTTTTAAAACAACTTCTCCTGCAGTTTCGCCTATTGGACCCTTCATACATACCTGACATTTTTTGATGGTTTCAATCGTTTCGGGAGGTAATGCTATTCCTGTATTTTTGAATGAGGTATCGCCCCCTTCAACTTCTAGAAACTCGATGGAAACGCCTATTCGTTGCCTTACGGCTTCAATAACTGGAAGTGTAGCTTCTGTGAGTTCGGGGCCGATTCCGTCGCCCCGTATCAAAGCGACTTCGTACCTGCTCATTTAGATTTTATCCTCTTTTTGAGATATTCTACAAGGCCTCCTGCAGTTAAGATTTCAAGTAGGAATTTGGGGACTGGTTTTACTTGCCAGGACTGGTTAAGTGTTAAATCTTTTATAACTCCCCCTGCTAAGTCGACGGCGAGTTGATCTCCCTCATTTACTTTGTCAGCAATTTCTTTGCATTCCACAACTGGTAATCCGATGTTGATGGCGTTTCGGTAGAATATTCGAGCAAATGAGTCGGCGACTATGCATTTGACGTTTGCGTGTTTCAAAGCTATTGGTGCCTGTTCTCGGCTTGAGCCGCATCCAAAATTTTTGCCAGCAATCAAGATTACTCCACCTTTCGCTTTTTCGGGGAATTTGGGATCTAGTCCTTCAAGCGCGTGTTTAGCTAATTCTTCGGGTTCAATAAACACGAGATACTTACCTGGCAAGATGAGGTCTGTGTTAATGTGGTCTCCAACTTTTACCGCGTTTCCAGTAATAATCATGTTACGACCTCCACATAGTTTTTGGGTCAGTAATTTTCCCAGCAACTGCTGAAGCTGCAACCGTAGCTGGAGAGGCCAGGTAGACCGATGCCTTTGGACTCCCCATTCTTCCAATGAAATTGCGGTTTGATGTGCTGATACAAGTTTCAAACGGAGCCAAAACTCCCAAGTGTCCTCCAAGGCATGGGCCACATGATGCGTTAGAAATATAAGCGCCAGCTTTTGCTAGGATTTCAATTATGCCTTCACGCAGAGCTTCCTGGTAGATTTCCTGCGACGCCGGGATAACGATCAATCTAACATTTGGGTGCACTTTGTTCTTCTTTAAAATTCGGCTTGCAGCTCTCAGATCTTCAAGCCTTCCATTTGTGCATGAGCCAATAAATCCTTGATTAATCTCCAAACCTTCGATTTCAGAAACTGGTTTCACATTGTCTACAGATGGCGGACAGGCTACTTGAGGCTCCAACTTGTTTACGTCGATTTCGAAAGTTTTTTCGTATTCTGCGTCTGGATCGCTCTTTAAAGGTGTAAATTTCTTACTTCTCGCTGAAACATACTGAATCGTTTGAGCGTCAGGTTCAATGATTCCAGTTTTTGCACCCATTTCCACAGCCATATTACACATTGTTAGTCGTCCATCGATTGACATTTTACTTATGGCAGGTCCTGAAAATTCCGCGGCCTTGTAGGTCGCTCCATCAACTCCAACTTGTCCTATAATATGCAGAATCAGATCTTTGGCTGAGGTAGGTTGCTTAAGCATGCCTTTAGCGACAAAATTGAGTGTTTGAGGAACTTTAAACCACAGTTTCCCTGTTGCGAAAACAGCTGCCATTTCAGTGGAACCGATGCCTGTTGCAAAGGCTCCGAGTGCTCCGTATGTACATGTATGTGAATCTGCGCCCACAATTACTTCCCCAGGTAAAACATATCCCTTTTCCGGCATTACTTGGTGGCAAATTCCCCCTCTTCCGATCTCGTAAAAATTACGTATTCCCTGTTCTTTTGCAAAGGTTCGCATTGTAAAGTGGAGTTCAGCGGATTTAACTGTGTCAGCGGGGACCTGGTGGTCTAAGATCATCACTATTTTTTCGGGGTCCCAGACCTTTTCAACGCCGATTTTTTTGAACATTTCTATTGTTAAGGGACCTGTCAAGTCGTGGATCATAGCACGATCTATGTTAGCATCTACGATTTCTCCGGGGGAGACTTCTTTTTTCCCGGAGGCTTTCGCTAAGATTTTTTCTACTAGATTCACAGTGGATTTCTCCGAATGTTCGGGTTATCGGTTATTTTTCGATGCCGGCCATTTTACGAATGGTTCTTCCAACCCTTTCAATTTCTAGTTCTTGGATCTGTTTGAACAGGCGATTGAATTCGGGATATCCATTTTGATATTCTTTGATCCATCTCTTAGCAAATCTTCCGGATTGGACGTCCTTGACAATTTTTTTCATAGTGGCTTTTACATGTTTATCGATTACCTTTGGTCCAGCTGTGAAGGTTCCATATTTGGCGGTGTCTGACACAGCCTTGAGCATTCCCGTGAAGCCTCTTTCATAGATTAAGTCCATAATTAGTTTGGCCTCGTTGCATGCTTCAAAGTACGCTAATTCCGGTGGATAGCCTGCTTCTACTAAGGTTTCAAAACCGTTTTCAATTAAGTAAACTAATCCTCCGCACAGAACTGTTTGCTCACCGATTAAATCGCTTTCGGTTTCATCTTTAAAATTGGTTTCAATTACTCCAGCTCGTGTGCACCCCAGGGCCTTCGCCATCGCCAGTGCAGTTTCCTTTGCTCTTCCCGAACTATTTTGGTGTACTGCGATAAGTGCTGGCGTGCCAAAGCCATTCAAAAATAGTTCGCGTACTTTAGGGCCTGGGGCTTTAGGGGCGACCATTATGGTGTCAATAGCCTTCGGTGGAACAATTTGCTTAAAGTGTATGTTGAAGCCATGTGCAAACCCAAGGGTTTTTCCCTCGCTTAATGCTGGCTTAATGTATTGCTGATATACTGCTGGCTGTTGCATGTCTGGGATCAATATGTGGATTATGTCCCCCCTTTTCGCTGCTTCACCTACTGGCAGTACCTCAAAGCCATCAGCTTTGGCTTTTTCCCAAGAATTTCCTTCTGGACGAAGACCAACAATTACATCTAGTCCAGAATCTCGCATATTTTGGGCTTGAGCCCGCCCTTGGCTTCCATAGCCGATTACAGCGATCACTCTTCCTTTGAGGACGCTTAAATCGGCATCTGGATCATAATAGACTTTTACCATCTTAACACCTCCATTATTTTACTTTAATAATTTTTGGACCGCGGGCTAACGCGGTAATTCCAGTTCTGGCCAACTCCATTACACCGAAACTTCTCATTAATTCAATGAATGCGTTGATTTTATCCGATGTTCCGGTGACCTCGATAGTCAAGGATTCGGGTGAAACGTCTACTACACGTCCACGAAAGATGTTTGCGTACTGAATAACATCTGACCTAGCGGTTGTATTTGGAATGTGCACTTTGATCAACGCAAGTTCTCTAACTACGCTGTTTCCAGGCTGAAGTGTGCTGACTTTGACGATGTCGACCAGTTTAGCCATTTGCTTTACCAATTGTTCCACTGTACTTTCGTCTCCGGTTATAGTGATGGTCATCCGAGCCATTCCTTGCTCCGTCGCACCCACCGAGATGCTTTCAATGTTAAAGTTCCTCCGTCTGAACATGTTTGATACCTTGTAAAGAACTCCTGGTTTATGTTCCACTAAGGCTGCGATTATCCATGTTTGACTTGCCAATTTTCACTCCCCCGTTATTGTTTCTCTCAAACTTTTTCCAGCTGGAACCATGGGGAACACATTTTCCTCTGGAGAAATCGGCACATCGATCACTGTAGTTACTTCGGATTTAACAGCCTCGTTAACTGCTTTTCTAAATTCCTCGTAGGATTGAACCCTCATTCCCTGTGCACCGTAGGCTTCTGCAAGTTTGACAAAGTCCGGTACGTCGCCCAATTCTACAGCCGAATATCGTCGCTGGTAGAAGAGCCGCTGCCACTGAGCAACCATCCCTAACATTCTGTTATTAAGAACCAACACAACGACAGGTATTTCCTCAGTAACCGAACATGCCAACTCCTGCTCTGTCATGATAAAGCTTCCATCACCTGCTATGTCCACAACTGGCACATTTGGCACCGCTACCTTAGCTCCTATAGCTGCTGGGAATCCGAATCCCATTGTGCCCAATCCGCCTGAAGTAATAAATGTCCGAGGCTTGTAGACTTTAAAGAATAATGAAGCCCACATTTGATTTTGTCCTACCTCTGTTGTTACGATTGTGTCTGGCGGAAGCAGGCTTCTGAGTTCTTTCATGAGTTTCGGTGGTTTAAGATTGGAATCCTTAACCTCGGGTTCACTACGAAACAGATCTCTTAGTTCTTGCACTCGTTTCATCCAAGTAGTATTATCCTTCTTGTCGGAGAGCTCGGTTAACGCCTTGTAAAGGTCCTTTAATCCCCGTTTTGCATCGGTTACCAAGGGAATGTCTGCTGGAACGTTTTTTCCTATTTCAGCTGCATCGATATCGATATGGATGATTTTGCAATCGCTTGCAAACTCATCAAACTTTCCAGTTGTTCTATCTGAAAACCTTAGACCCACTGCGAGAAGTAAGTCAGCCTCTAAAATTAGCTTGTTTGCCTCACGTGTACCGTGCATTCCTAGTACGCCAAGCGACAGGGGATGATTCTCAGGGATCGCGCCTTTCCCCATAAGTGAAGTTGCTACTGGGGCAACAAGATGCTCGGCGACCGCCATCAGTTCCGGGGATGCATTTGAAGAAATCACTCCTCCTCCAGCAAGTATTAGAGGCTTCTCCCCTTTGAGCAGGAGTTGAGCAGCTTTTTTAACTTGCAGTGGATGTGGCTCATGATCCGGATGATAACCTCGTACACTTACTTTTTCAGGAAACTCGGGAACGGTAGTTTCGGTTTGGGTGTCCTTAGGTAAATCTATCAGAACTGGGCCGGTTCTTCCGGTTGATGCTAGGAAAAACGCCTTCTTAACCTCATAGGGTATCTCCTTAGCCGATCTTATTTGCACATTGTACTTGGTTATAGGCATCGTAATTCCTATAATATCTGCCTCTTGGAATCCATCTTTTCCGATCATTGACCTCGGAACTTGACCTGTGAACGCAACGATTGGAACCGAGTCCATGTATGCGTCAGTGATCCCTGTAACGAGATTAGTCGCTCCAGGTCCAGAAGTTACCATGCAAACGCCTACTCGGCCGCTTGCCTTGGCATAACCTTCTGCCATATGCGCTGAACATTGTTCATGTCTCACCAAGATGAATCGTATATCCGAATCGTAGAGTACGTCGAACACCGGTAGTATAGCACCGCCGGGTAATCCGAAGATGACGTCAACCCCCTCTTTTTTTAAGGCCTCCACTAGGATTTGTGCACCGGTCATCATGTTCATGGCAAAGCACCTCGCGTATCGTTGTATGGACCGAATCGTCCATGCCATTTGGTTGTAATAGTTTTGACACTCAATCCGTCCAAGCAACCCGCAACAAAATATTTCTGGGCTCTCAGGGGAACCTTGGGGTCGCTGGTTGCGGCTAATACCTTACAATAGAATAATAACCTGCTGTAGGAGAACATAGGGTAGGTTAATAAAGCTATACCCCATTACGGCTCCCTGCCATAGAGACTTTCTTGATTTGTATCTTTTATTTAAATTTTTGCAGTCAATTGTTGCTACAGCAGGTTATTATTTGAACGTGAACATTTGTTAACTGTGGGAATTGAAGCAAAATTTTTCAATTGATGTGTCCTAACATGACGAATTCTATGACATTAATCACGTCATGAAGGATGCGAATGGAAACGTGACGTCGAATCCTCTAATCCTCTCGATAATTTCCCCCGCGTATAATGAAGCTGAAAGTCTTCCCCAGTTGGTAGAGGATATTACAAAAATGCTTGTAGGTTCTGGTATTCGCGGGGAGGTTATAATAGTAGATGACGGAAGCACAGATGGAACGGACGAGGTCTGTGACCTGATAGCGAGTCGGTATTTGAATGTTAGGGTTTTTCATCATAGTCAAAATTTAGGTAAAACTCTGGCAATGAGTACAGGCATTCAAAATGCTCAAGGTAAATATATCTGCTTGTTTGAATCAGATGGACAATACGATTCGCAGGATATCCCAAAAATCCTAGAACCCTTAAACTTTGGACAAGACGTCGTGAATGGATGGAGAAAGACCCGCTGCGACCCAAGGCATCGAATCATACTCTCACGGGCGTATAATCGGTTGTTAAGACTATTCTTTAAAACAGGCATTCGGGACCACAACTCTGGGCTAAAAGCTTTCAGTAAAGAAGCGGCTCTCCAGATCTTTAGTCCTAAGTTAATTAAGACGCTGGGAATTAATCCTCGGGCATATCATCGGGTAGCTTTAGTTATAGCCAAAGAATTAAAGTACGCCATAACTGAAGTACCTGTGAAACATTATCCTCGCCATGCCGGTAGATCTTATATCCATCCACTTAAAACACCTTGGGAAACGTTTAGGGCAATTTTAAAGTTGCTCTATATTTCTTGGTTTAGAAAATCCCTATTCACGGATTTTGCTGAGTGACATCTCATGAAGCTTAACATCTCCATCTCAAGAATTGACAGAAAAGTTCTTTTAATAATCGCCATTTCCTGCGCTGTACACATTCCTTTTTTAATCTACGACTTCTTCGACCTCCCCCTACCATCCCCAGGTTTTCACGGACCTGATTTACGCCGTTATCGTGCTCGTGCGGAAGCCATTCTTAAAAGAAAAATTTTTTACGAACGAGTGTATACGCCTGTGCCTCCATTAATCAGTTATGTCTTATTATTTCCGTATATGCTTGGAGGCTGGTATGACGGCACAGTTTATGAAGCCTTTTTTGCATTCTTCAACGTTCTTAACGCACTTCTTCTCTACTACATGGTTAAAACTTTAGATGACACAAACTTTGCGTACAAATGCGCTTTGTTTTACGCTTTAAATCCGATATCCTATGTTTCTGCTACGATAAGAGGTCAAGATGAGCCTTTGGTTACCTTCTTCCTTATGCTCCCCCTCTATTTTATGTTGAAAAAGCGGAGATCCCTGTCCGCTGCGTTAAACGGAATTGGAATTGCAGTTAAAGGTTTCTCTCTGCTTTTTATTCCAGCGTTTCTTAGGTTAGGCAACTCTCTCAAGGAAAGAATCAAGTTCTTTTTGCTTTCAACTCTTATTCCAATTTTTATATGGCTACCATTTTACATTAATGTGGGGGCGTTAAGTCTTGAACCGTTCTCCAGATTCGTGTTTGAGGTTTCACCTTATGCGGAGCGAAGAACCGTTAGTTATAGCTTGCTTATAAACGCCATAACGCCCCTCCCGGACTTTGTTTACATCATCATAGCAATTGTAACCATGGCGTTAGTGTTTGGTTACATAGTTTTCTCGAAGAGCGAGTTAGACATTTGGAAAGCTTGTACAATAACGATGGCTGTTTTTCTGCTCACCTATCCTGACCTACGTACAACTTACTACCTACTTATTACGCCATTTATTGCACGTTATGCTACGCATGATCGGAGGATTTTATTATTGGCGCTTCTTTTCCCGCTTACAGACATTTGGGAATTGGTAAAATTCATCCCAACCGCTTATCACGTCCAGATATTTCCCGCATTGGCCATGAGCTTCCATAGTCAGCTTCTCGAACAACTCTATCTTTATCGGTTTGCATTTCCACTTCTAGCGCTGGCAACATGCCTTTTCTTAATCTGGAAAGATCGATTTGATAAAACCAATTAACCAACAGTATAAAATCAAACCATGGATGGCATTTAATGTTACCGAACTTAAACGAATTAGACCTTTGGCTGTTTAACCTAATTAACCAGAGTTGGGCAAACCCTCCGCTTGACCCTGTAATGATCGCTGTTACATACATGGGTGAACTATTTCTCTGGTATTCA
The sequence above is drawn from the Candidatus Bathyarchaeota archaeon genome and encodes:
- a CDS encoding 2-isopropylmalate synthase, which produces MEMQKLEPPKIVRIFDTTLRDGEQTPGVSLLPEEKLAIARQLDKLGVDTIEAGFPITSPGEQAGVKLIAKEGLRAEICGLARAVKGDIDVALACDVGCVHTFIATSDIHLKYKLKMTREQVIERAVESVEYAKSHGVVVEFSAEDATRTDIEYLKQVFKATVEAGADRINIPDTVGAMIPQQMYKIVSEVSKVVSKPISVHCHNDFGLAVANSLAGIEAGASQAHVTVNGLGERAGNASLEELVTILHLLYGKKTNITPRFIYETSQLVSKLTGVIIQPNKAIVGENAFAHESGIHTHGVVAKPLTYEVIEPEYVGRRRKLVAGKHAGAHGIKAELEEMGIHLTEEQLREVVNRVKDLGDKGKTVTDADLLAIAEAVSGEVAKAKRIVELHDLAVVTGIKVIPTASVKLTINGVEYVAAETGVGPVDAAIKAIQKLSDKLNNVRLKEYRLEALTGGSDAMAEVLIKVEDNFGNVVSARAAREDIVMASVEAMINGINKILLKQRGKKQPEE
- a CDS encoding isocitrate/isopropylmalate dehydrogenase family protein codes for the protein MSRYEVALIRGDGIGPELTEATLPVIEAVRQRIGVSIEFLEVEGGDTSFKNTGIALPPETIETIKKCQVCMKGPIGETAGEVVLKLRQTFDLYANVRPLKSYPNIPAIRPDIDLVFVRENTEDVYKGIEFMLDAETAVCLRIITKSRSEKIAEHAFRLATNRTKKKVTIVHKANVMKLTCGIFANSCRKVAQKYPEVAVEELYVDAAAMHLIKRPQDFDVILTTNLFGDILSDEAAQVVGSLGLAPGANVGDKYAIFEPIHGSAPDLAGKQIANPCSMILASKLMMEWLGEKHNDPLCKEAANLIEKAVIKSLRNGVLTPDLGGKSKTKEVGLAISKNVWEV
- a CDS encoding 3-isopropylmalate dehydratase small subunit codes for the protein MIITGNAVKVGDHINTDLILPGKYLVFIEPEELAKHALEGLDPKFPEKAKGGVILIAGKNFGCGSSREQAPIALKHANVKCIVADSFARIFYRNAINIGLPVVECKEIADKVNEGDQLAVDLAGGVIKDLTLNQSWQVKPVPKFLLEILTAGGLVEYLKKRIKSK
- a CDS encoding 3-isopropylmalate dehydratase large subunit, with translation MNLVEKILAKASGKKEVSPGEIVDANIDRAMIHDLTGPLTIEMFKKIGVEKVWDPEKIVMILDHQVPADTVKSAELHFTMRTFAKEQGIRNFYEIGRGGICHQVMPEKGYVLPGEVIVGADSHTCTYGALGAFATGIGSTEMAAVFATGKLWFKVPQTLNFVAKGMLKQPTSAKDLILHIIGQVGVDGATYKAAEFSGPAISKMSIDGRLTMCNMAVEMGAKTGIIEPDAQTIQYVSARSKKFTPLKSDPDAEYEKTFEIDVNKLEPQVACPPSVDNVKPVSEIEGLEINQGFIGSCTNGRLEDLRAASRILKKNKVHPNVRLIVIPASQEIYQEALREGIIEILAKAGAYISNASCGPCLGGHLGVLAPFETCISTSNRNFIGRMGSPKASVYLASPATVAASAVAGKITDPKTMWRS
- the ilvC gene encoding ketol-acid reductoisomerase, translated to MVKVYYDPDADLSVLKGRVIAVIGYGSQGRAQAQNMRDSGLDVIVGLRPEGNSWEKAKADGFEVLPVGEAAKRGDIIHILIPDMQQPAVYQQYIKPALSEGKTLGFAHGFNIHFKQIVPPKAIDTIMVAPKAPGPKVRELFLNGFGTPALIAVHQNSSGRAKETALAMAKALGCTRAGVIETNFKDETESDLIGEQTVLCGGLVYLIENGFETLVEAGYPPELAYFEACNEAKLIMDLIYERGFTGMLKAVSDTAKYGTFTAGPKVIDKHVKATMKKIVKDVQSGRFAKRWIKEYQNGYPEFNRLFKQIQELEIERVGRTIRKMAGIEK
- the ilvN gene encoding acetolactate synthase small subunit, whose amino-acid sequence is MASQTWIIAALVEHKPGVLYKVSNMFRRRNFNIESISVGATEQGMARMTITITGDESTVEQLVKQMAKLVDIVKVSTLQPGNSVVRELALIKVHIPNTTARSDVIQYANIFRGRVVDVSPESLTIEVTGTSDKINAFIELMRSFGVMELARTGITALARGPKIIKVK
- the ilvB gene encoding biosynthetic-type acetolactate synthase large subunit, which translates into the protein MNMMTGAQILVEALKKEGVDVIFGLPGGAILPVFDVLYDSDIRFILVRHEQCSAHMAEGYAKASGRVGVCMVTSGPGATNLVTGITDAYMDSVPIVAFTGQVPRSMIGKDGFQEADIIGITMPITKYNVQIRSAKEIPYEVKKAFFLASTGRTGPVLIDLPKDTQTETTVPEFPEKVSVRGYHPDHEPHPLQVKKAAQLLLKGEKPLILAGGGVISSNASPELMAVAEHLVAPVATSLMGKGAIPENHPLSLGVLGMHGTREANKLILEADLLLAVGLRFSDRTTGKFDEFASDCKIIHIDIDAAEIGKNVPADIPLVTDAKRGLKDLYKALTELSDKKDNTTWMKRVQELRDLFRSEPEVKDSNLKPPKLMKELRSLLPPDTIVTTEVGQNQMWASLFFKVYKPRTFITSGGLGTMGFGFPAAIGAKVAVPNVPVVDIAGDGSFIMTEQELACSVTEEIPVVVLVLNNRMLGMVAQWQRLFYQRRYSAVELGDVPDFVKLAEAYGAQGMRVQSYEEFRKAVNEAVKSEVTTVIDVPISPEENVFPMVPAGKSLRETITGE
- a CDS encoding glycosyltransferase family 2 protein, producing MTSNPLILSIISPAYNEAESLPQLVEDITKMLVGSGIRGEVIIVDDGSTDGTDEVCDLIASRYLNVRVFHHSQNLGKTLAMSTGIQNAQGKYICLFESDGQYDSQDIPKILEPLNFGQDVVNGWRKTRCDPRHRIILSRAYNRLLRLFFKTGIRDHNSGLKAFSKEAALQIFSPKLIKTLGINPRAYHRVALVIAKELKYAITEVPVKHYPRHAGRSYIHPLKTPWETFRAILKLLYISWFRKSLFTDFAE
- a CDS encoding DUF2029 domain-containing protein; translated protein: MKLNISISRIDRKVLLIIAISCAVHIPFLIYDFFDLPLPSPGFHGPDLRRYRARAEAILKRKIFYERVYTPVPPLISYVLLFPYMLGGWYDGTVYEAFFAFFNVLNALLLYYMVKTLDDTNFAYKCALFYALNPISYVSATIRGQDEPLVTFFLMLPLYFMLKKRRSLSAALNGIGIAVKGFSLLFIPAFLRLGNSLKERIKFFLLSTLIPIFIWLPFYINVGALSLEPFSRFVFEVSPYAERRTVSYSLLINAITPLPDFVYIIIAIVTMALVFGYIVFSKSELDIWKACTITMAVFLLTYPDLRTTYYLLITPFIARYATHDRRILLLALLFPLTDIWELVKFIPTAYHVQIFPALAMSFHSQLLEQLYLYRFAFPLLALATCLFLIWKDRFDKTN